A single window of Anaerocolumna chitinilytica DNA harbors:
- a CDS encoding D-ribitol-5-phosphate cytidylyltransferase, with the protein MIYAGILAAGVGARMHRQDLPKQFLNLGSKPIIIQTLEQFYINAKVGKVIVVAPEDWTQYAEDLINQYDNMGTEISVIVGGINKTISVKAVVEYITQNYGINDDDILITHDAVRPFITQRMIDDNIETAKKYGAASTVVATNDTIVVSNDGKTLSEVPLKAKMLAEQTPSTFNLKMLSEMFHKVVDNRASIESETELARLYISQGYSMRLVDGEYSNMKIINPYDLEVAEALLRERKV; encoded by the coding sequence ATGATTTATGCAGGGATATTGGCGGCAGGCGTCGGTGCGAGAATGCACCGACAGGATTTGCCGAAACAGTTTTTGAATCTCGGCTCGAAGCCGATAATAATTCAGACGCTTGAACAATTTTATATAAATGCGAAGGTTGGCAAAGTAATAGTCGTTGCACCTGAAGATTGGACGCAGTACGCTGAAGACTTAATCAATCAGTACGATAATATGGGTACAGAAATTTCGGTAATTGTTGGTGGGATTAATAAGACGATCTCTGTTAAAGCAGTCGTAGAGTATATTACACAAAATTACGGAATTAACGATGATGATATCTTAATAACCCATGATGCTGTTCGCCCGTTTATTACCCAACGAATGATTGATGATAATATTGAAACTGCTAAGAAATACGGTGCGGCAAGTACGGTAGTAGCTACCAACGACACGATTGTTGTATCGAATGATGGAAAAACACTGTCGGAAGTACCATTAAAAGCAAAGATGCTAGCGGAGCAAACACCTTCAACGTTCAATTTAAAAATGCTCTCAGAAATGTTTCATAAAGTTGTTGACAACAGAGCATCTATTGAAAGTGAAACAGAATTGGCTAGATTGTACATTTCACAAGGTTACTCAATGAGACTTGTGGATGGTGAATATTCAAATATGAAGATAATCAATCCGTATGATTTAGAAGTCGCCGAAGCATTACTTCGGGAGCGAAAAGTATGA
- a CDS encoding HAD-IIB family hydrolase: MIKIVALDLDGTLTQHKSRLESECRNVLSELSEKYKLVMVCAGGCERVFKQMNGFKIDIIGFYGMEYSEIKNGKIEIIKKIKIENDRIKVAEKVEQLRQELGFTEYYGDSVEFHESGMITFPIIGTTASLDKKLAFDPDRTIRRKYYNRVCKLFEEYNVFIGGSSSFDIAPKPYCKLYALEQYLNTYGIDKSEIIFFGDDYGVGGNDSDVYNSDIRFIPIDDYREFSRIAKEELL; this comes from the coding sequence ATGATAAAAATAGTCGCACTTGATTTAGACGGAACATTGACGCAACACAAAAGCAGACTCGAATCCGAATGCCGGAATGTTTTAAGTGAATTATCCGAGAAGTATAAGCTTGTAATGGTCTGTGCAGGAGGTTGCGAACGTGTTTTTAAACAAATGAACGGGTTTAAAATTGATATTATCGGGTTTTATGGTATGGAGTACTCGGAAATAAAGAATGGCAAAATTGAGATTATTAAGAAAATTAAAATTGAAAATGATAGAATAAAAGTGGCGGAAAAAGTTGAACAGCTGCGTCAGGAGCTTGGTTTCACAGAATATTATGGTGACAGTGTAGAATTTCACGAATCTGGAATGATTACATTTCCCATAATCGGAACAACGGCATCACTTGATAAAAAACTTGCCTTTGACCCAGATAGAACTATTAGACGTAAATATTATAACAGAGTTTGTAAATTATTTGAGGAGTATAACGTATTTATCGGTGGCTCGTCGTCGTTTGATATTGCACCTAAACCATACTGCAAATTATATGCGCTTGAGCAATATTTGAACACATATGGAATTGACAAAAGTGAAATAATATTCTTTGGCGATGATTATGGCGTAGGAGGCAATGACAGTGACGTTTACAATTCAGACATAAGGTTTATACCGATAGACGATTACCGCGAGTTTTCACGAATTGCAAAGGAAGAACTTTTATGA
- a CDS encoding IspD/TarI family cytidylyltransferase, whose amino-acid sequence MNIALILSGGISTRFESGLPKQYNELNCKEVIAYTIEALKQSSKIDGIIISANAAYVEQLSKRYSVEVITGGTTRNQSLRNGLEYIKLIYPECENVFIHEAARPFITPDLVDNYFTKLDEYDAVITTQHITDSLGSHNEAVTDRSLYYLVQAPEAFKFDLLYKYFDADSLITATAQQLPPDSKIYKNFDFRHNLKITYPEDLTIAEALMRYLNDKNSRT is encoded by the coding sequence ATGAATATTGCTCTTATACTTTCTGGTGGAATATCCACCCGTTTTGAAAGCGGTTTACCAAAGCAATATAATGAGCTTAATTGTAAAGAAGTAATTGCATATACGATTGAAGCTCTTAAACAATCAAGTAAAATAGATGGAATAATAATATCTGCTAATGCAGCTTATGTTGAACAATTGAGCAAGCGGTATAGTGTTGAAGTAATAACCGGCGGTACAACTCGCAATCAATCGTTACGTAATGGACTTGAATATATTAAGTTAATATATCCGGAGTGCGAAAATGTATTTATCCATGAAGCTGCTCGTCCGTTCATTACTCCTGATCTGGTAGACAACTATTTTACTAAACTTGATGAATATGATGCGGTAATAACCACACAACACATTACAGACAGTTTGGGGAGTCACAATGAAGCAGTGACTGACCGTTCATTGTATTATTTAGTACAAGCTCCGGAAGCGTTTAAATTTGATTTACTTTATAAGTATTTCGATGCTGATTCTCTTATAACGGCAACAGCACAGCAATTGCCGCCTGATAGTAAAATATATAAGAACTTTGATTTTCGACACAACTTGAAAATAACTTATCCTGAAGATTTAACGATTGCTGAGGCATTGATGAGGTATTTGAATGATAAAAATAGTCGCACTTGA
- a CDS encoding CDP-glycerol glycerophosphotransferase family protein, with amino-acid sequence MRKQQKKQVSEQISTLYEACCELPKHSEQTFIDLCAEIQEFVSGIFNFVESTAGEGTVTADLLGQLYEMLFKATQYEATTEQLIDLVKKIDESLYDLKIDKIEIAFFCYKASMSDCLASIYFAAKEDQHCEAYFIPIPYFDRTGDGSIGDMHLEAEGCYSDKFDLTDWRTYNIEEHLPDVVFFMAPYDQHNFVTSVHPDFYSKRLKQYCGLLCYSPYFVSNENADFVKSGNESLCATTGALYADYIFVQSEKVKKAWINAINKVEYENNSKGAFGDLKNKILALGSPKFDAVLDTRNEIYPRVEEWVKLINGRKVVFYNTTVSEFLRGGEQYVKKIHSVIETFKNQNDVVLLWRPHPLMEQTCDSMRPDLAAEWREIVAEYKHEADVSNNEKLEKKSNFIFDDTSLFHQAIAMSDIYFGDLSSSLVTLYQATGKPIMIQNIGDATLPIATESIYADEKSFWFSAYHYNSLFRVNRETWKVEWLGTFPDEDFYKNRLYPSVAECNGKLYFAPLSAKEIAEYDLEKKIFRKIKFDLSDDSIHAAYDAAKFLRVVSINQYVFFIPYFHPAILIYNTETDLLSACTDWVDLIERKRTDKDIGYFIDYEIHGTKLVLPCACASVVLVFDSETHTTEAYEMPGNKTGIQLSSVCTNGETFYFTMADGTILIRELLSQTEEIKKIDKLPINHGNIAFYPIKYYDNKVWIFPLFAEKALILDIKTDTVSVLEEFSDEIKYDSENFILFASLINDCFYIITGGSYQFLEYNPKTNQKHEKVLTISKEDENKIRKLASKELLQRMESREADDRIYEDGMFSLPVVLDCIYNTDSYKINKQITAANTNAGESIYYYVKKLVLP; translated from the coding sequence ATGCGAAAACAGCAAAAGAAACAGGTTTCTGAACAGATATCCACGTTATATGAAGCTTGCTGTGAACTGCCTAAGCACTCAGAACAAACCTTTATAGATCTCTGTGCTGAGATTCAAGAGTTTGTTTCAGGTATCTTTAATTTTGTCGAAAGCACAGCCGGTGAGGGGACAGTGACTGCTGATCTTCTTGGACAACTCTACGAAATGTTGTTCAAAGCGACGCAATATGAAGCAACAACCGAACAGCTTATTGATCTTGTTAAAAAAATTGATGAATCACTTTATGACCTAAAAATTGATAAAATTGAAATAGCTTTTTTTTGCTACAAAGCGAGTATGTCAGACTGTCTTGCAAGTATATATTTTGCTGCGAAAGAAGACCAGCACTGCGAAGCTTACTTTATACCCATTCCTTACTTTGACAGAACAGGGGATGGCAGCATCGGAGACATGCACCTTGAAGCTGAGGGTTGCTATTCTGATAAATTTGATCTGACAGACTGGCGAACTTATAATATTGAGGAGCATCTGCCGGATGTGGTATTCTTTATGGCACCGTATGACCAGCATAACTTTGTCACGAGTGTCCATCCGGATTTCTATTCAAAACGGTTGAAGCAATATTGTGGACTACTCTGTTATTCTCCTTATTTCGTATCAAATGAAAATGCAGATTTCGTCAAAAGTGGTAACGAATCACTGTGTGCTACTACTGGTGCGTTATATGCGGATTATATCTTTGTGCAGTCCGAAAAGGTGAAAAAAGCATGGATTAATGCTATTAATAAGGTCGAGTATGAGAATAATAGCAAAGGAGCATTCGGTGATTTGAAGAATAAAATCCTGGCATTGGGATCACCAAAATTCGATGCTGTCCTAGACACTAGGAATGAGATTTACCCGAGAGTTGAGGAATGGGTGAAATTAATAAACGGCAGAAAAGTGGTTTTTTATAACACTACTGTTTCAGAATTTCTCAGAGGCGGTGAGCAGTATGTAAAGAAAATCCACTCTGTGATTGAGACATTCAAGAATCAAAATGATGTGGTGCTTTTGTGGCGTCCGCATCCGTTGATGGAACAAACTTGTGATTCTATGCGACCAGATTTGGCAGCAGAGTGGCGTGAAATTGTAGCAGAGTACAAACACGAGGCAGATGTATCTAATAACGAGAAATTAGAGAAAAAAAGTAACTTTATTTTTGATGACACAAGTTTATTTCATCAAGCTATTGCGATGTCCGATATATATTTCGGAGACTTAAGCAGCAGTCTTGTTACATTATATCAAGCCACTGGAAAACCGATAATGATACAAAACATAGGTGATGCAACATTACCAATTGCTACAGAAAGCATATATGCTGATGAGAAGTCTTTTTGGTTTTCAGCGTACCATTACAATTCGTTATTTCGGGTAAATAGAGAAACGTGGAAAGTAGAATGGCTAGGTACATTTCCTGACGAAGATTTCTATAAAAATAGGTTATACCCTTCTGTTGCTGAATGTAATGGAAAACTATATTTTGCACCACTTTCTGCTAAAGAAATTGCAGAGTACGACTTGGAAAAGAAAATTTTCAGAAAAATTAAATTTGATCTATCGGATGATAGTATCCATGCAGCTTACGATGCTGCAAAGTTTCTTAGGGTGGTAAGTATTAACCAATATGTTTTTTTTATTCCCTACTTTCATCCTGCTATACTTATCTATAATACTGAAACTGATTTGCTATCTGCTTGTACGGATTGGGTTGATTTGATTGAACGTAAACGTACAGACAAAGATATAGGATATTTTATAGATTATGAAATTCATGGGACGAAACTTGTTCTGCCCTGTGCATGTGCGAGCGTTGTTTTGGTTTTTGATTCTGAAACACACACAACAGAAGCTTATGAAATGCCCGGTAACAAAACGGGAATACAACTGTCTTCTGTATGTACAAATGGTGAGACATTCTATTTTACAATGGCTGATGGCACTATACTTATACGAGAATTATTGTCACAGACAGAAGAAATCAAGAAAATTGATAAATTGCCTATCAATCACGGAAACATTGCGTTTTATCCTATCAAGTATTATGATAATAAAGTTTGGATTTTTCCATTATTTGCAGAAAAAGCACTAATACTTGACATTAAAACAGACACAGTATCAGTTTTAGAAGAATTTAGTGATGAAATAAAATATGATAGTGAGAATTTCATTCTATTTGCTTCATTAATTAATGACTGTTTTTATATAATAACCGGTGGAAGTTATCAGTTTCTTGAGTATAATCCAAAAACAAATCAAAAACATGAAAAGGTTTTGACAATTTCAAAAGAAGATGAAAATAAAATACGTAAACTGGCGTCAAAAGAACTTTTACAACGCATGGAATCAAGAGAAGCAGATGATCGTATTTACGAAGATGGTATGTTCTCTTTGCCGGTTGTTCTTGATTGTATATACAATACTGACAGTTATAAAATAAACAAACAAATTACTGCTGCAAACACAAATGCAGGGGAATCAATATACTATTATGTTAAAAAGCTGGTGCTGCCATGA
- a CDS encoding glycosyltransferase codes for MKLISLCMIVRNEEKYLEQCLKSVAGLVDEIVIVDTGSTDSTKAIALKYTDKVYDFPWCNDFSAARNYSVSKANCEYILVLDGDEKLEEIDRNQLEMLLSNHSNEVGRVLLINRYTRNNHEYKSHERIGRLFSKKYYRYEGKIHEQITWCQKIMENIIYYNLPLVVEHLGYEGDLAKRKEKTRRNIQLLESENRQQPGDPYLLYQLGKSFYMEEDYKTACEYFEKVLSIDLKLDLGYVWDLVESYGYSLLNTEQYEKALQIWNIYDEFSSSADFVFLMGLIFMNNGKFQEAIGEFEKAAGMPECKVEGVNGYLAHYNIAVIYECLGYQEEAFLYYKKCGDYPPAIQKLQQH; via the coding sequence ATGAAGCTAATAAGTCTTTGCATGATAGTAAGAAATGAAGAAAAGTATTTGGAGCAGTGCTTGAAGAGTGTGGCTGGACTCGTAGATGAAATAGTAATAGTGGATACCGGTTCAACGGACTCTACGAAGGCCATAGCCTTAAAGTATACGGATAAGGTATATGACTTCCCTTGGTGTAATGATTTTTCAGCTGCAAGAAATTATTCCGTCAGTAAAGCAAACTGTGAGTATATTCTGGTGCTGGATGGAGATGAAAAGTTGGAGGAAATTGATCGAAACCAATTAGAAATGCTGCTTAGCAATCATTCGAATGAGGTTGGAAGGGTACTTTTAATCAATCGTTATACCAGAAATAACCATGAGTATAAAAGCCATGAACGGATAGGAAGATTATTTTCGAAGAAATATTATAGATATGAAGGAAAAATTCATGAGCAAATAACATGGTGCCAGAAAATAATGGAAAATATTATATATTATAATTTACCTTTAGTTGTTGAGCATCTTGGCTATGAGGGGGACCTTGCAAAACGTAAGGAAAAAACCCGAAGGAATATTCAATTACTTGAATCAGAGAACAGGCAGCAACCTGGTGATCCTTACTTGCTGTACCAATTGGGAAAGAGCTTCTATATGGAAGAGGATTATAAGACAGCTTGTGAATACTTTGAAAAAGTGTTGAGTATTGACTTGAAACTTGATTTGGGGTATGTATGGGATTTAGTTGAGAGTTATGGCTATTCCTTATTAAATACAGAACAGTATGAAAAGGCACTGCAGATATGGAATATATATGATGAGTTCAGTTCTTCGGCGGATTTTGTGTTTTTGATGGGTTTAATATTTATGAATAACGGAAAATTTCAGGAAGCAATCGGAGAATTTGAAAAAGCAGCAGGAATGCCTGAATGTAAGGTAGAAGGTGTGAATGGATACCTTGCTCATTATAATATAGCTGTAATATATGAATGTTTGGGTTATCAAGAGGAAGCCTTTCTATATTATAAAAAATGCGGAGATTACCCGCCTGCAATTCAAAAACTGCAACAGCATTAA
- a CDS encoding radical SAM protein, giving the protein MINVAVYGVNGASTFLYKLITDVYNKYIELCGGEQLQVACFVNFMGASSECTSELDAVVVSCEEFSRLYKMNAVEAIMIPTINHAGFHFIGSELIKLGIRIEDIYYVPREYFLKDSFTLPEAENMFTPYLDCGYLPYLEYHVADHCNLNCRGCEHYSPLVKEPRFTDYEKFAKDLSKLSEFITDIGVIRILGGEPLLNNELHKYVTLTRKLYPYSCITIVTNGILIKQMTSELIDAIKENDVFVHISWYPPLRNSQESILEFLDLNEIMYTNNTAFTEEFTMKQSLKGDTDKESVFLNCFQAHCNNLYDGKLGACFFPFVTKYFNDTFNQSLPINENISLYDENLTTKKLKSFLLTPLERCKYCGESKNIKWEQASVNPTLSDWIL; this is encoded by the coding sequence ATGATAAATGTGGCAGTATATGGTGTAAACGGTGCCAGTACTTTTTTATATAAATTAATTACAGATGTATATAACAAATACATTGAATTATGTGGTGGGGAACAACTGCAGGTTGCATGTTTTGTGAATTTTATGGGTGCTTCTTCTGAATGCACCTCTGAGTTGGATGCTGTAGTGGTTAGCTGTGAGGAATTTTCCAGACTATATAAAATGAATGCGGTAGAAGCTATTATGATACCAACAATTAATCATGCCGGGTTTCACTTTATAGGTTCAGAGCTTATTAAGTTAGGAATTCGAATAGAAGATATTTATTATGTGCCAAGAGAGTATTTTCTCAAAGATAGTTTTACTTTACCAGAAGCTGAAAATATGTTTACTCCCTATTTGGATTGTGGGTATCTGCCATATTTGGAATATCATGTTGCAGATCATTGCAATTTAAACTGTAGGGGTTGTGAGCATTATTCACCATTGGTTAAAGAACCTCGTTTTACTGATTATGAAAAATTCGCTAAGGACTTGAGTAAGTTATCAGAATTTATTACAGACATTGGTGTAATTAGAATACTAGGTGGTGAACCGTTACTAAATAATGAATTACATAAGTACGTGACATTAACCAGAAAATTATACCCCTATTCCTGTATTACAATTGTTACGAATGGAATACTGATAAAGCAAATGACCAGCGAATTAATTGATGCTATTAAAGAGAATGATGTCTTTGTTCATATATCCTGGTATCCGCCATTAAGAAATAGCCAGGAAAGTATACTTGAGTTCCTTGATTTAAATGAGATTATGTATACTAATAACACGGCCTTTACTGAAGAATTTACTATGAAGCAGTCTTTAAAAGGCGATACGGATAAGGAAAGTGTCTTTTTAAATTGTTTTCAGGCACATTGTAATAATTTATATGATGGAAAACTGGGAGCGTGCTTTTTCCCTTTTGTGACAAAATATTTCAATGATACCTTTAATCAAAGTTTACCCATTAATGAGAATATAAGCCTTTATGATGAGAATTTAACAACTAAAAAATTGAAATCATTTCTCCTAACACCACTGGAACGTTGCAAATATTGCGGAGAATCCAAGAACATTAAATGGGAACAAGCATCAGTGAATCCAACTTTAAGTGATTGGATATTATAA
- a CDS encoding tetratricopeptide repeat protein, which produces MDTSIRDALKVNIKWMTDNGLLEEAKRMLSHYEEEVSEDWEIYSLKSNIAKCEENYDRALEILLEGCAWYDENPCLLYELGCAYTRIEEYALAQNSYRQALKNMSDPEMQIVLREALKEAESKNTKNYNSKKPEGKIYIVCLTPVATGGTELLHQLCDKLSQLGCDAYMFYGKVKEPVPERFKKYRTRYIMDVYDTEGNIFIVPEVMPQLALKIMNAKSILWWLSVDNFFRALECSGETEENIIDLIKRKENNRLLHFVQSQYAKEYLLGKGISPNEVEYLSDYLNKEFMVEAMKGNPGHQRYANVLYNPAKGYEFTQKLIKASPELNWIPLHYYSPEEMRIIMCRSMVYVDFGNHPGKDRIPREAAICGCCIIVGLRGAAANPCDIPIPSEYKIEDKEENISAIIGKIKEVVQNYDEISRDYDDYRKKIKEEEIVFEKDIKNMIQLLYE; this is translated from the coding sequence ATGGATACATCTATCCGCGATGCATTAAAGGTGAATATAAAATGGATGACAGATAACGGATTGCTGGAAGAAGCAAAAAGAATGTTATCTCATTATGAAGAAGAAGTGTCAGAGGACTGGGAAATATACTCCTTGAAGTCAAATATTGCAAAGTGTGAAGAAAATTATGATAGAGCACTTGAAATTTTGCTGGAGGGGTGTGCCTGGTATGATGAAAATCCATGCCTATTATATGAATTAGGATGTGCTTATACAAGAATAGAAGAATATGCTCTGGCACAAAACAGTTATAGACAAGCTTTAAAAAATATGAGCGATCCGGAGATGCAGATTGTATTAAGGGAAGCGCTGAAAGAAGCTGAGAGTAAAAATACAAAGAATTACAATTCAAAAAAACCTGAAGGAAAGATATATATTGTATGTCTAACTCCTGTAGCTACAGGCGGTACAGAATTATTGCATCAGCTATGCGACAAATTGAGCCAATTAGGCTGTGATGCCTACATGTTTTACGGTAAAGTGAAAGAGCCTGTTCCGGAGAGATTTAAAAAATACCGTACAAGATATATAATGGATGTTTATGACACGGAAGGAAATATTTTTATAGTACCAGAGGTAATGCCGCAATTAGCACTTAAAATAATGAATGCAAAATCGATTCTCTGGTGGTTAAGTGTTGATAATTTTTTCCGGGCTTTAGAATGTTCTGGGGAAACGGAAGAAAATATAATTGATTTAATAAAAAGGAAAGAAAATAATAGACTTCTCCATTTTGTGCAATCACAGTATGCAAAAGAGTATTTGCTTGGAAAGGGAATCAGTCCCAATGAGGTGGAGTATCTATCCGATTATTTAAATAAAGAGTTTATGGTTGAGGCTATGAAGGGAAATCCTGGACATCAACGTTATGCAAATGTGCTTTATAATCCTGCGAAAGGGTATGAGTTCACACAAAAGCTGATAAAAGCATCGCCAGAACTGAATTGGATACCTTTACACTATTATTCACCAGAGGAAATGCGAATAATAATGTGCCGCAGTATGGTGTATGTTGATTTTGGTAATCATCCGGGAAAAGACAGAATACCAAGGGAAGCAGCCATTTGCGGTTGCTGCATTATAGTAGGATTGAGAGGAGCTGCTGCGAATCCTTGTGATATACCGATTCCATCTGAATATAAAATAGAAGACAAAGAAGAAAATATTTCAGCTATTATTGGGAAAATAAAAGAAGTGGTACAGAATTATGATGAAATCAGCCGCGATTATGACGATTATAGAAAAAAGATAAAAGAAGAAGAAATAGTCTTCGAGAAAGATATTAAGAATATGATACAGTTACTATATGAGTAA
- a CDS encoding glycosyltransferase family protein, whose amino-acid sequence MRVLLCKTGHRMEQMVKEGLLNVEIEVIELCKSPAEKDYEVEFVQELTEYIREQKIDMLWSIGYFPALSRGCAISRVPYIAWEMGESWNTLYSETIKSPWNYIFIAEERIAERFWKKNPGHIFSLQPGVNLRDRSLQSDTVCLCNTDSYPVYYLKNNYSWYAKGYTRGLIEAQQRVYGYHFLPKLINGKYRTEMGKVLYEPYRAGDYSKKKISVMLDDFLCDTITQNEREEVTNRIKALGLYSESEVPAVNVCIPSRKCRTGIPYEMLLTMAAGGFILTGYQEGIAAGFNLGEELIVYEDMKDMEEKVKYYLEHEEEREAIAEKGRIRVENDFRLEDRLEEIFYAVTEGMKHINK is encoded by the coding sequence ATGAGGGTACTTCTATGTAAAACAGGGCACCGAATGGAGCAGATGGTGAAAGAAGGACTCCTGAATGTGGAGATTGAAGTAATAGAGTTGTGCAAAAGCCCAGCGGAGAAGGATTATGAGGTGGAATTTGTACAAGAATTGACAGAATATATACGGGAGCAGAAGATAGATATGTTGTGGAGCATAGGTTATTTTCCTGCTTTATCCAGGGGTTGTGCGATTAGCCGAGTTCCTTATATTGCGTGGGAAATGGGGGAGTCATGGAATACTTTGTACTCTGAAACCATAAAAAGCCCATGGAATTATATTTTCATTGCAGAGGAAAGAATCGCCGAAAGATTTTGGAAGAAGAATCCTGGACATATATTCAGCCTTCAACCTGGGGTAAATCTAAGGGACAGAAGTTTACAGTCTGATACAGTATGTTTGTGCAATACCGACAGTTATCCTGTTTATTATCTGAAAAATAATTATTCGTGGTATGCCAAAGGTTATACAAGAGGATTGATTGAAGCACAGCAAAGAGTATATGGATATCACTTTCTTCCGAAACTGATAAATGGAAAATACAGAACTGAAATGGGAAAAGTATTATATGAGCCATATAGAGCTGGGGATTATAGTAAGAAGAAGATATCTGTGATGCTTGATGATTTTTTATGTGATACTATTACCCAGAATGAAAGGGAAGAGGTTACAAACAGAATAAAAGCACTTGGTCTATATAGTGAGTCAGAAGTGCCAGCTGTGAATGTCTGTATCCCTTCCAGAAAATGCAGAACTGGAATTCCATACGAAATGCTTCTAACAATGGCTGCTGGAGGATTTATTCTGACAGGGTATCAAGAAGGAATTGCTGCTGGATTTAACCTGGGAGAAGAACTTATCGTTTACGAGGATATGAAGGATATGGAGGAGAAAGTAAAATATTATCTGGAACATGAGGAAGAGCGTGAAGCAATAGCTGAAAAGGGGAGAATCAGAGTGGAGAATGATTTTCGTCTGGAAGACCGTCTGGAAGAAATATTTTACGCAGTAACAGAAGGAATGAAACATATTAATAAATAA
- a CDS encoding CgeB family protein yields the protein MRILFIEWQCFGALHVVKALEDLGHEVERVEFDIKKDRDNKVYLEQAIKVLSYNYFDRVLSYNFMGSIAEACHANGVIYMAWLYDSPLFQVWNTTAYYPECYIFSFDQNLCDSLRKEGIRKVFYMPLAAEAEYLEAIPETEEQIERFTSDVSFVGKLYDKKADLQRDLYKNSPAYLQGFSDAVARAQAQIQGINILEDVLEPEDISRSIDQGLVLNRDDGTIAHKNRLYSDYYLAPKVTSLVRHNMIKQISERFQLKIYTPGSTKRYKKAINQGTVHYYYEMPIVFRHSKINLNITLCSIRTGIPLRCWDIMASGGFLLTNYQEDMLKHFEPGVDFDYFLNEESMLEKIQYYLEHEEERKQIAQNGYEKVKAFHGYKKRLAEMLSIVEGDIHNEGTSM from the coding sequence ATGAGGATACTATTTATTGAATGGCAATGCTTTGGTGCTCTTCATGTGGTAAAGGCTTTGGAGGATTTGGGACATGAAGTAGAACGTGTTGAATTTGATATAAAAAAAGATAGAGATAACAAAGTTTACTTGGAACAGGCGATTAAGGTATTATCCTATAATTATTTTGACAGAGTACTTAGCTATAATTTCATGGGAAGCATTGCTGAAGCCTGTCATGCAAATGGTGTTATATATATGGCTTGGCTTTACGACAGCCCTCTGTTTCAGGTTTGGAATACCACTGCATATTATCCGGAATGTTATATTTTTTCTTTTGACCAGAATTTATGTGACAGTTTGCGTAAGGAAGGAATACGTAAAGTGTTCTATATGCCCTTAGCAGCAGAAGCAGAATATCTCGAAGCCATCCCAGAAACGGAAGAGCAAATTGAACGGTTCACTTCCGATGTTTCATTTGTTGGAAAGTTATATGATAAGAAGGCAGACCTTCAGAGAGATTTGTATAAAAATAGTCCTGCTTATCTCCAGGGATTCAGTGATGCGGTAGCACGGGCACAGGCACAGATTCAGGGTATTAATATTCTGGAAGATGTGTTAGAACCGGAGGATATTAGCAGAAGCATAGACCAAGGGTTAGTTTTAAATCGGGATGATGGTACAATTGCTCATAAAAATCGACTATATTCGGATTATTATCTTGCTCCCAAGGTAACTTCTTTGGTTCGACACAACATGATAAAACAGATATCTGAGAGATTTCAGCTAAAAATATATACCCCTGGCAGCACCAAACGGTATAAAAAGGCAATTAACCAGGGAACGGTTCATTATTACTATGAGATGCCTATCGTATTTCGTCATAGCAAAATAAACCTGAATATAACGCTTTGCTCAATTCGAACAGGAATTCCGCTTCGGTGCTGGGATATTATGGCCTCCGGCGGCTTTTTGCTTACAAACTACCAAGAAGATATGCTAAAACATTTCGAGCCGGGAGTAGATTTTGATTATTTTCTGAATGAAGAGAGTATGCTAGAGAAGATTCAATATTATCTTGAACATGAGGAAGAAAGAAAACAGATAGCGCAAAATGGCTATGAGAAGGTCAAAGCATTCCATGGTTATAAAAAAAGACTGGCTGAAATGCTAAGTATTGTAGAGGGGGATATTCATAATGAGGGTACTTCTATGTAA